The following are encoded together in the Labrus mixtus chromosome 2, fLabMix1.1, whole genome shotgun sequence genome:
- the coro2aa gene encoding coronin-2A isoform X2 produces the protein MSWRPQYRSSKFRHVFGKAASKESCYDGVPITRSVQDNNFCTVNPRFLAVITECAGGGSFVVLSIHHTGKVDPHHPRVSGHRGNVLDIKWNPFNDYCIASCSEDTTVKVWEIPPHGVLKNLTVPWKELQGHSRRVGLIEWHPTADNILLSTAYDYQVMIWNLDCPEQVIKNPVRTISLHPDVILSMSFSTDGCLLATTCKDRKVRLIELRSGNLLQEGNCKTHKASKVLMLGNLKMLLTTGTSRWNHRQISLWDQDDLSVPLLQENLDGSSGVLFPFYDPDTHMLYIAGKGDGNIRYYEISSEKPYIQFLTEYRSNLPQKGLGVMPKRGLDVSSCEVFRFYKLVTIKSLIEPLSMIVPRRSESYQEDIYPMTASNRPALTAEEWLSGIDKGPVLMSLKPGSQEAESYPEMNKGIGNSLDSRRSQSRPGMLQLAYIQDQLGNKDGKEDGGQTEEDTSRTPVRNGEDLALCSPPRTENELRLRFHKQQEEIRRLRELLNQRDVRVKQLELEIKNIKNSQSQSSLTDLP, from the exons ATGTCATGGCGTCCTCAGTACCGCAGCTCCAAATTTCGCCACGTGTTCGGTAAGGCTGCCTCCAAAGAGAGCTGCTACGATGGTGTGCCAATCACACGCAGCGTCCAGGACAACAACTTCTGTACTGTCAACCCTCGTTTCCTGGCGGTCATCACTGAGTGTGCCGGGGGAGGATCTTTCGTGGTCCTGTCCATCCATCAT ACAGGGAAGGTGGACCCTCACCACCCCAGAGTTTCAGGCCACAGAGGAAACGTGTTGGACATCAAATGGAATCCCTTCAACGACTACTGCATCGCCTCGTGCTCCGAGGACACCACG gtgaAAGTGTGGGAGATCCCTCCTCATGGAGTACTGAAGAACCTGACAGTACCGTGGAAGGAGCTTCAGGGTCACAGTCGCAGGGTGGGCCTCATCGAGTGGCACCCGACCGCTGACAACATCCTGCTCAGCACAGCCTACGACTACCag GTGATGATCTGGAACCTGGACTGTCCGGAGCAGGTGATTAAGAACCCAGTGCGGACAATCAGCCTTCACCCAGACGTCATCCTCTCCATGTCTTTCAGCACAGACGGCTGCCTGTTAGCCACCACCTGCAAGGACCGGAAGGTCCGACTCATAGAGCTGCGTTCAGGAAACCTTCTGCAG GAAGGCAACTGTAAAACGCACAAAGCCAGCAAGGTGTTGATGCTGGGGAACCTGAAGATGCTGCTCACTACAGGCACGTCACGCTGGAATCATCGACAGATCTCTCTGTGGGATCAG gacgATCTATCTGTGCCTTTGTTACAAGAGAACCTGGATGGTTCGTCAGGAGTCCTTTTTCCTTTCTAcgaccctgacacacacatgctctacATCGCTGGGAAG gGGGATGGAAATATAAGGTACTATGAGATCAGTTCCGAAAAACCATATATCCAGTTCCTGACAGAATACCGCTCCAACCTACCTCAGAAAGGACTTg GTGTGATGCCAAAGAGAGGTCTGGACGTGAGCTCCTGTGAGGTGTTCAGGTTCTACAAACTGGTGACAATCAAGAGTTTAATTGAGCCACTTTCCATGATTGTACCCCGCAGG TCGGAGTCGTACCAAGAAGACATCTACCCAATGACAGCTAGTAACAGGCCTGCTTTGACTGCAGAGGAGTGGCTCAGCGGCATTGATAAAG GCCCAGTACTGATGTCTCTGAAGCCAGGAAGTCAGGAGGCGGAGTCGTATCCAGAAATGAACAAAGGGATAGGGAACTCGCTGGACTCTCGCAGGTCTCAGAGCAGACCAGGCATGTTACAGCTTGCGTACATTCAGGACCAACTGGGAAACAAAGACGGCAAGGAAGACGGAGGACAAACGGAGGAGGACACCAGTCGGACACCCGTCAGAAATGGAGAAGACCTCGCTCTCTGCTCTCCACCCAGGACGGAGAATGAG CTGCGTTTGAGGTTCCACAAGCAGCAGGAGGAAATCAGGCGGTTGCGGGAGCTCTTAAACCAGAGGGACGTGCGCGTCAAACAGCTGGAGCTTGAGATTAAGAACATCAAAAACTCGCAGTCTCAGAGCTCACTTACAGACTTACCATGA
- the hemgn gene encoding BCL-6 corepressor-like protein 1 isoform X2, translating into MEETSQQEKQESDYKNPNEDQGGIGRRLRDRDLLKKRKAEAEEKETNQAESPRKTQRAENKRGSKSRGRPKKIEPTAEISVGQEETAVPQEAPAALPEPVEVIPDEASGFLESQPAPVLATPTPLPVFGSIQNPVFAPALTSSALLNPTTAIIPPSVPASSPAIVLETAPISVPDLAPATDTDAVPVPVSDPDLAPTETPVPAAPPVAPLEVQSFYTGRQGRDGRVALNQVLIEDLGPGDDVSVSQEKRDDKDVSGTPEENKMFSVPTLSSQPPPQEYLPGNSV; encoded by the exons ATGGAGGAGACCTCGcaacaagagaaacaagagtcGGACTATAAAAATCCCAACGAGGACCaag GAGGGATCGGTCGACGGTTGCGGGACAGGGATCTTCTCAAGAAGAGGAAGGCTGAAGCAGAAGAGAAGGAGACTAACCA GGCGGAAAGTCCgaggaaaacacagagagctgagaaCAAGAGAGGttcaaagagcagagggaggccCAAGAAGATCGAGCCCACAGCAGAGATATCGGTCGGTCAGGAAGAGACAGCAGTACCTCAGGAAGCTCCTGCTGCACTGCCTGAACCTGTCGAGGTCATCCCAGATGAGGCATCAGGCTTTCTGGAATCACAACCAGCCCCTGTCCTCGCCACTCCAACTCCTCTGCCAGTGTTTGGATCCATCCAAAACCCTGTCTTTGCTCCTGCTTTGACTTCTTCTGCTCTACTTAATCCAACTACAGCCATCATTCCTCCCTCAGTTCCTGCTTCCTCTCCTGCCATCGTTTTAGAAACGGCTCCAATCTCTGTCCCAGATTTGGCTCCAGCTACTGATACAGATGCTGTTCCAGTCCCAGTCTCAGACCCAGACCTGGCACCAACTGAAACCCCTGTTCCAGCTGCGCCTCCTGTGGCCCCTCTCGAGGTGCAGTCTTTTTACACAGGAAGACAAGGCAGGGATGGCAGAGTGGCCCTTAACCAAGTCCTGATTGAGGACTTGGGCCCAGGTGATGACGTCTCTGTATCACAAGAAAAAAGAGATGACAAAG ATGTGAGTGGAAcacctgaagaaaacaaaatgttctcaGTTCCAACCTTGTCCTCGCAGCCTCCTCCACAAGAGTATCTCCCTGGAAATTCAGTTTAA
- the hemgn gene encoding hemogen isoform X1 — protein MEETSQQEKQESDYKNPNEDQGGIGRRLRDRDLLKKRKAEAEEKETNQWVLGAESPRKTQRAENKRGSKSRGRPKKIEPTAEISVGQEETAVPQEAPAALPEPVEVIPDEASGFLESQPAPVLATPTPLPVFGSIQNPVFAPALTSSALLNPTTAIIPPSVPASSPAIVLETAPISVPDLAPATDTDAVPVPVSDPDLAPTETPVPAAPPVAPLEVQSFYTGRQGRDGRVALNQVLIEDLGPGDDVSVSQEKRDDKDVSGTPEENKMFSVPTLSSQPPPQEYLPGNSV, from the exons ATGGAGGAGACCTCGcaacaagagaaacaagagtcGGACTATAAAAATCCCAACGAGGACCaag GAGGGATCGGTCGACGGTTGCGGGACAGGGATCTTCTCAAGAAGAGGAAGGCTGAAGCAGAAGAGAAGGAGACTAACCAGTGGGTTTTGGG GGCGGAAAGTCCgaggaaaacacagagagctgagaaCAAGAGAGGttcaaagagcagagggaggccCAAGAAGATCGAGCCCACAGCAGAGATATCGGTCGGTCAGGAAGAGACAGCAGTACCTCAGGAAGCTCCTGCTGCACTGCCTGAACCTGTCGAGGTCATCCCAGATGAGGCATCAGGCTTTCTGGAATCACAACCAGCCCCTGTCCTCGCCACTCCAACTCCTCTGCCAGTGTTTGGATCCATCCAAAACCCTGTCTTTGCTCCTGCTTTGACTTCTTCTGCTCTACTTAATCCAACTACAGCCATCATTCCTCCCTCAGTTCCTGCTTCCTCTCCTGCCATCGTTTTAGAAACGGCTCCAATCTCTGTCCCAGATTTGGCTCCAGCTACTGATACAGATGCTGTTCCAGTCCCAGTCTCAGACCCAGACCTGGCACCAACTGAAACCCCTGTTCCAGCTGCGCCTCCTGTGGCCCCTCTCGAGGTGCAGTCTTTTTACACAGGAAGACAAGGCAGGGATGGCAGAGTGGCCCTTAACCAAGTCCTGATTGAGGACTTGGGCCCAGGTGATGACGTCTCTGTATCACAAGAAAAAAGAGATGACAAAG ATGTGAGTGGAAcacctgaagaaaacaaaatgttctcaGTTCCAACCTTGTCCTCGCAGCCTCCTCCACAAGAGTATCTCCCTGGAAATTCAGTTTAA
- the coro2aa gene encoding coronin-2A isoform X1 yields the protein MTVTKMSWRPQYRSSKFRHVFGKAASKESCYDGVPITRSVQDNNFCTVNPRFLAVITECAGGGSFVVLSIHHTGKVDPHHPRVSGHRGNVLDIKWNPFNDYCIASCSEDTTVKVWEIPPHGVLKNLTVPWKELQGHSRRVGLIEWHPTADNILLSTAYDYQVMIWNLDCPEQVIKNPVRTISLHPDVILSMSFSTDGCLLATTCKDRKVRLIELRSGNLLQEGNCKTHKASKVLMLGNLKMLLTTGTSRWNHRQISLWDQDDLSVPLLQENLDGSSGVLFPFYDPDTHMLYIAGKGDGNIRYYEISSEKPYIQFLTEYRSNLPQKGLGVMPKRGLDVSSCEVFRFYKLVTIKSLIEPLSMIVPRRSESYQEDIYPMTASNRPALTAEEWLSGIDKGPVLMSLKPGSQEAESYPEMNKGIGNSLDSRRSQSRPGMLQLAYIQDQLGNKDGKEDGGQTEEDTSRTPVRNGEDLALCSPPRTENELRLRFHKQQEEIRRLRELLNQRDVRVKQLELEIKNIKNSQSQSSLTDLP from the exons ATGTCATGGCGTCCTCAGTACCGCAGCTCCAAATTTCGCCACGTGTTCGGTAAGGCTGCCTCCAAAGAGAGCTGCTACGATGGTGTGCCAATCACACGCAGCGTCCAGGACAACAACTTCTGTACTGTCAACCCTCGTTTCCTGGCGGTCATCACTGAGTGTGCCGGGGGAGGATCTTTCGTGGTCCTGTCCATCCATCAT ACAGGGAAGGTGGACCCTCACCACCCCAGAGTTTCAGGCCACAGAGGAAACGTGTTGGACATCAAATGGAATCCCTTCAACGACTACTGCATCGCCTCGTGCTCCGAGGACACCACG gtgaAAGTGTGGGAGATCCCTCCTCATGGAGTACTGAAGAACCTGACAGTACCGTGGAAGGAGCTTCAGGGTCACAGTCGCAGGGTGGGCCTCATCGAGTGGCACCCGACCGCTGACAACATCCTGCTCAGCACAGCCTACGACTACCag GTGATGATCTGGAACCTGGACTGTCCGGAGCAGGTGATTAAGAACCCAGTGCGGACAATCAGCCTTCACCCAGACGTCATCCTCTCCATGTCTTTCAGCACAGACGGCTGCCTGTTAGCCACCACCTGCAAGGACCGGAAGGTCCGACTCATAGAGCTGCGTTCAGGAAACCTTCTGCAG GAAGGCAACTGTAAAACGCACAAAGCCAGCAAGGTGTTGATGCTGGGGAACCTGAAGATGCTGCTCACTACAGGCACGTCACGCTGGAATCATCGACAGATCTCTCTGTGGGATCAG gacgATCTATCTGTGCCTTTGTTACAAGAGAACCTGGATGGTTCGTCAGGAGTCCTTTTTCCTTTCTAcgaccctgacacacacatgctctacATCGCTGGGAAG gGGGATGGAAATATAAGGTACTATGAGATCAGTTCCGAAAAACCATATATCCAGTTCCTGACAGAATACCGCTCCAACCTACCTCAGAAAGGACTTg GTGTGATGCCAAAGAGAGGTCTGGACGTGAGCTCCTGTGAGGTGTTCAGGTTCTACAAACTGGTGACAATCAAGAGTTTAATTGAGCCACTTTCCATGATTGTACCCCGCAGG TCGGAGTCGTACCAAGAAGACATCTACCCAATGACAGCTAGTAACAGGCCTGCTTTGACTGCAGAGGAGTGGCTCAGCGGCATTGATAAAG GCCCAGTACTGATGTCTCTGAAGCCAGGAAGTCAGGAGGCGGAGTCGTATCCAGAAATGAACAAAGGGATAGGGAACTCGCTGGACTCTCGCAGGTCTCAGAGCAGACCAGGCATGTTACAGCTTGCGTACATTCAGGACCAACTGGGAAACAAAGACGGCAAGGAAGACGGAGGACAAACGGAGGAGGACACCAGTCGGACACCCGTCAGAAATGGAGAAGACCTCGCTCTCTGCTCTCCACCCAGGACGGAGAATGAG CTGCGTTTGAGGTTCCACAAGCAGCAGGAGGAAATCAGGCGGTTGCGGGAGCTCTTAAACCAGAGGGACGTGCGCGTCAAACAGCTGGAGCTTGAGATTAAGAACATCAAAAACTCGCAGTCTCAGAGCTCACTTACAGACTTACCATGA
- the trmo gene encoding tRNA (adenine(37)-N6)-methyltransferase, with protein sequence MSPLCDSCVENVNNLNQQVSVMRKEIKNLREMLASAIRAHRKHMTSIQSAVSNIKLCEPDEDQTASPPPPSLTSPQAALEQGSIQTVPIGYISSCFSVKNGTPRQPTICGPSRAELRIQQSVFNNPEHALVGLEQYSHVWIIFLFHKNGHLSYKAKVKPPRLNGQRVGVYSTRSPHRPNVLGLTLAKLDKIVGDTVHLSDIDMIAGTPVLDIKPYIPEYDSPQTRIVLDSESCDSNKDQLHSTAVSLNETTGTLKLDKDSETDPQSGLKTERTDEEDDSGTLLSREKSEVGVPVSDSRVGAQFALPKVLQSVLEEVKTFVTQGEVCQLSCASEDQVSDSPKTEPQESTLDHLCYGEEAYSTIAGWIREPPVGSLDVRFTPNAERELAEFLPAHLSGGPSDSNRPRFKFLQGPEEAAAAIRGVLSADPRSVYRRTRCRDRLFYFTLDTADITCWFGRGFAEVLQVRPVEQHVASMSETISLKNA encoded by the exons ATGAGTCCTCTGTGTGACAGCTGCGTCGAGAACGTCAATAATCTCAATCAGCAGGTGTCTGTGATGAGGAAAGAAATCAAGAACCTGAG GGAGATGTTGGCCAGTGCAATTCGAGCGCATCGCAAACACATGACATCCATTCAGTCTGCTGTGTCAAACATTAAACTGTGTGAACCAGATGAAGACCAGacagcatcaccaccaccaccttcatTAACATCACCTCAGGCCGCATTGGAGCAAG GATCCATCCAGACAGTCCCAATCGGATACATAAGTTCCTGTTTCTCTGTGAAGAATGGGACCCCCAGACAGCCCACCATATGTGGCCCCTCGAGGGCAGAGCTGCGCATCCAGCAGAGTGTCTTCAATAACCCTGAGCACGCTTTGGTGGGCCTCGAGCAATACTCCCACGTCTG GATTATCTTCCTCTTTCACAAAAACGGACACTTGAGCTACAAAGCCAAAGTGAAGCCTCCTCGACTCAACGGTCAGAGAGTGGGTGTGTACTCTACACGCAGTCCGCACCGACCAAATGTACTGGGCCTAACTCTGGCAAAACTCGATAAAATTGTTG GAGATACAGTACATCTGTCAGACATTGACATGATTGCTGGCACCCCAGTCCTGGACATCAAACCCTACATCCCAGAGTATGACTCTCCTCAAACCAGGATTGTTCTGGACTCAGAATCCTGTGATTCTAATAAAGACCAACTACATTCAACTGCTGTGTCACTAAATGAGACCACAGGCACATTAAAACTCGATAAAGACTCGGAAACAGATCCTCAGTCAGGTCTAAAAACTGAAAGaactgatgaagaagatgacTCAGGAACTCTCCTCTCAAGAGAAAAATCTGAAGTAGGTGTTCCGGTGTCAGATTCCAGAGTTGGTGCTCAGTTTGCCCTTCCTAAAGTCCTGCAAAGTGTGCTGGAGGAGGTCAAGACCTTTGTAACCCAGGGGGAAGTTTGTCAGCTGAGTTGTGCGAGTGAGGATCAAGTTTCAGACTCGCCAAAAACAGAACCACAGGAGTCGACTTTGGACCACCTCTGCTACGGAGAAGAGGCCTACAGCACCATTGCCGGCTGGATTAGAGAGCCTCCTGTTGGAAGTCTGGATGTGCGTTTCACCCCTAATGCTGAGAGGGAGTTAGCAGAGTTCCTTCCCGCACACCTGTCAG GAGGACCCTCTGACAGTAACAGACCCAGGTTCAAGTTTCTACAAGGTCCagaggaggctgctgctgccatcAGAGGGGTGCTGTCAGCAGACCCTCGCTCAGTCTACAGGAGGACACGCTGCAGAGACAGACTCTTCTACTTCACCCTGGATACAGCCGACATCACCTGCTGGTTTGGACGAGGCTTCGCTGAGGTGTTGCAGGTCCGACCTGTTGAGCAACACGTCGCCTCGATGTCAGAAACAATTTCACTGAAAAATGCATAG
- the anp32b gene encoding acidic leucine-rich nuclear phosphoprotein 32 family member B isoform X2, which translates to MDMTKRIHLELRNRSPSDVRELVLDNCRSHEGKVEGLTAEFVNLEFLSLINVGLISVSNLPKLGKLKKLELSDNRISGGLDVLAEKLPNLTHLNLSGNKLKDISTLEPLQKLVTLKSLDLFNCEVTNLNDYRESVFKLLPQLTYLDGYDIEDREASDSDGEVDGDGVDDDDDEEGEEEEDEDGEEEDFDEEEDEEDEEEVEGEEDDDEVSGEDEEEDFAQDGEVDDEDEDEDEDDDAEAGKGEKRKRDPEDEDDDDDDDDDD; encoded by the exons ATGGACATGACAAAGAGGATCCACTTGGAGCTAAGAAACAGGTCACCGTCTGAT GTACGAGAACTTGTCCTTGACAACTGTCGATCACATGAAGGAAAAGTTGAAGGCCTCACAGCTGAGTTTGTCAACCTGGAGTTCCTCAGTTTGATAAATGTTGGCTTAATCTCAGTCTCCAATCTCCCTAAACTAGGAAAACTCAAAAAG CTTGAGTTGAGTGACAACAGAATCAGTGGCGGTCTTGATGTTTTAGCAGAGAAACTACCCAACCTCACACATCTAAACCTGAGTGGCAACAAATTGAAAGACATCAGCACATTGGAACCATTG CAAAAGCTGGTTACCCTGAAGAGTTTGGACCTGTTCAACTGTGAAGTGACAAACCTGAACGACTACAGAGAAAGTGTGTTCAAGCTGCTGCCCCAGCTCACCTACCTGGATGGATATGACATCGAGGACAGGGAAGCCTCAGACTCTGACGGCGAGGTCGACGGAGACGGCGTagatgacgatgacgatgaaG agggagaagaggaggaagacgaggatggtgaggaggaggactttgatgaagaggaggatgaggaagatgaagaggaggtagaaggagaagaggatgatgatgaagtcaGCGGAGAAGATGAG GAGGAAGATTTCGCTCAGGATGGGGAAgtggatgatgaagatgaggatgaggatgaagatgatgacg CAGAAGCTGGCAAAGGCGAGAAGAGAAAGCGAGACCCAGAGGACGaggatgatgacgatgatgatgacgacgacgatTAA
- the anp32b gene encoding acidic leucine-rich nuclear phosphoprotein 32 family member B isoform X1, with protein MDMTKRIHLELRNRSPSDVRELVLDNCRSHEGKVEGLTAEFVNLEFLSLINVGLISVSNLPKLGKLKKLELSDNRISGGLDVLAEKLPNLTHLNLSGNKLKDISTLEPLQKLVTLKSLDLFNCEVTNLNDYRESVFKLLPQLTYLDGYDIEDREASDSDGEVDGDGVDDDDDEEGEEEEDEDGEEEDFDEEEDEEDEEEVEGEEDDDEVSGEDEEEDFAQDGEVDDEDEDEDEDDDEAEAGKGEKRKRDPEDEDDDDDDDDDD; from the exons ATGGACATGACAAAGAGGATCCACTTGGAGCTAAGAAACAGGTCACCGTCTGAT GTACGAGAACTTGTCCTTGACAACTGTCGATCACATGAAGGAAAAGTTGAAGGCCTCACAGCTGAGTTTGTCAACCTGGAGTTCCTCAGTTTGATAAATGTTGGCTTAATCTCAGTCTCCAATCTCCCTAAACTAGGAAAACTCAAAAAG CTTGAGTTGAGTGACAACAGAATCAGTGGCGGTCTTGATGTTTTAGCAGAGAAACTACCCAACCTCACACATCTAAACCTGAGTGGCAACAAATTGAAAGACATCAGCACATTGGAACCATTG CAAAAGCTGGTTACCCTGAAGAGTTTGGACCTGTTCAACTGTGAAGTGACAAACCTGAACGACTACAGAGAAAGTGTGTTCAAGCTGCTGCCCCAGCTCACCTACCTGGATGGATATGACATCGAGGACAGGGAAGCCTCAGACTCTGACGGCGAGGTCGACGGAGACGGCGTagatgacgatgacgatgaaG agggagaagaggaggaagacgaggatggtgaggaggaggactttgatgaagaggaggatgaggaagatgaagaggaggtagaaggagaagaggatgatgatgaagtcaGCGGAGAAGATGAG GAGGAAGATTTCGCTCAGGATGGGGAAgtggatgatgaagatgaggatgaggatgaagatgatgacg AAGCAGAAGCTGGCAAAGGCGAGAAGAGAAAGCGAGACCCAGAGGACGaggatgatgacgatgatgatgacgacgacgatTAA